The Diceros bicornis minor isolate mBicDic1 chromosome 31, mDicBic1.mat.cur, whole genome shotgun sequence genomic sequence TAACAGAATTCTTTCCCAGGAAACTTCCCATAGTTTAACTTTATTAGGTAGATTGTCTATCTCTAAGAGATTGATAGGATATGaagatttttcattattatttgatGAGTGGACACTTTTGGATTTTTCTCCATAGTATCTGTTAACATCATGCAAGGCACTAGTGTTTCCTTAGGAAAACAATTTGTGAAATATTGTTCTGGGAAAAGGTTTATATGATAccacctatatatatattttttgtgtgtgtgtgaggaaaaccagccctgagctaacatccgatgccaatcctcctcttttttgctgaggaagactggccctgggctaacgtccgtgcccatcttcctctactttatatgggatgccgtcacagcatggcctaacaagcagtgcgtcagtgtgggcccgggatctgaaccgttgaaccccaggccaccacagtggagcacgcgcgcCTAACCgcctgtgccacagggctggctcctatACCACCTATATTTGAGAGTAAATTTGTAAAATATCCAGGTAGCTTTTCTGGAACTCCATGGGATCTCCAAAAAGGATTCAATCATTCTGCAATTTCTGCCCCCACTATGACTCTGGAAGAATATAGTATGGTTTTAGTaagtttatttatatgaattctgCTATAAATATTGAAATTAATCACTGTCTTACTTATCTTTGAATCTCCAGGACATGACAGTTAACGATATCTAGTAAATTATAATTACGTATTAGATTTGCAAAAGAGTCCATATCCAGGGAATATGCATAATGTATGAATGTATAAGTCATTTACCCCTTTGTACTTGGCTTTGAGGACTACTGTGATCAGTTTGTCCTTCTTCAATGTAAATGAGTTCAAGTAAGAGgttagattaaaattttttttatctgtCATTTAGGGCTGATGGATTATTTGATCAAGTGGCTTCCATCTCTAATCATGGAGAATATGcttataatgaaaaagaaatgacgtaaaaattatttttgagctatgataaaaagaaaactataacccTCCacaaatatcttaaaaatatgaaactacCAAATATGTCGGTATTGGAAAGAAGGGATATTAAGAAGTAGTCTTGGAAATTTGGCTAATCACAATATTTAGTACATTTCAATGTTTCAAGCACAATATTTTGTATAACTGCTGTGTAATAGGGCCTGTGTATTTATGCATCATAGTAAACTTCAGAAAGCCTGTTATATAGCAAGTTTCAGAAAAGATTTGCCGAAAAGAATGGAAAGTGCagtcataaatatttaataaaggaaACAATGAGAGGGGGCATGGATAaagatataaattaataaataattaacacctgattttaaaatttacttcctTTTAGTTATCACCGAGATTTGTAACAAATATTGACTTACAACTAAGAAAATGCTCAATTTCACCGATGTGACAGAGTTTATTCTTTTGAGACTAACCAGCCATCGGGAATGGCAAGTTATATTCTTCATCATTTTCCTGGTGGTCTATCTCATCACCATGGTGGGTAATATTGGTATGATCATGTTAATTAAGGTCAGTCCACAGCTTAACAGccccatgtactttttcctcagcCATTTGTCTTTTGttgatgtgtggttttcttccaATGTCACTCCTAAAATGTTGGAAAACCTTTTATCAGAGACAAAAACTATTTCTTATTCTGATTGTTTAATCCAGTGTTTCTTCTTCATTGCACTTGCCCATGTAGAAATTTTTATTCTTGCTGTGATGGCCTTTGATAGATACATAGCAATCGGGAACCCTCTGCTCTATGGCAGCAAAATGTCAAGGGTTGTCTGTATTCGACTGATTTCCTTTCCTTATGTATACAGTTTTCTGATTAGTCTGGCAGCAACGTTGTGGACTTACAGCTTGTACTTCTGTGGGAAAATTGAGATTAACCACTTCTACTGTGCAGACCCACCTCTCATCAAAATAGCCTGTGCTGGGACCTTTGTAAAAGAATATACGATGATCATACTTGCAGGCGTTAACTTGACATTTTCTCTGAGTATAATTATCATATCATATCTGTTCATTCTCATCACCATTCTACGGATGcactcagcagaaggaaggcgGAAGGCCTTTTCCACCTGTGGGTCTCATTTGACAGTTGTCATCATATTTTATGGAACTCTTATCTTTATGTATCTCAGACGTCCCACAGAGGAGTCCGTGGAGCAAGGGAAAATGGTAGCTGTGTTTTATACCACAGTGATCCCCATGGTGAATCCCATGATCTACAGTCTGAGGAACAAGGATGTGAAAGAAGCCATGAACAAAGTGATCACCAGAGTATGTttaaccaaataaaataaaattgagttaATTTTGTCTCCTATGTttcataattatttgtttgtCAATTATTTATTAGTTACAAGAGAAAGTCtcacttcagagaaaaaaaattgtcccATTCCTGTGGATGTAAGCACaggattaattaaaaattaataaatcaattaaTTGAAAATGTTATTTGCGCTAAAGTTCACAGGTATGGTAACTGAAATTTTTCGACTACTTAGCCAGAACAAAAagactttgtttttcttattcagaAATGCACTGGACGAATTTCAGAAATACTTATCCATTTGCCCATTTATAGAGTAATTTggggcagaaaaataataatacatttcaTTTAGCTGTCTAGTAGGAGGCCATAAAAATCATAGTCTTTCTAAAGGTTATGAGATTGTTTAATATTTAGTGCTTCTTTCAATGTGAAGGGTGAGTCTGTTCAGAGAGTACTTTGAAAATAGCAATGATAACGTATTtaattgttttttacatttttggtgTTTAAGAGACACAGCATAGTAAGTGTCTCTCTTTTACAGATTCCGGTAACTGCCGTATTTCAACTCCAAATCTGCCAGTAACGGACTGTGCACTTCTCATGTGCCCTGCCAGTGTCTTCAGTCTGACTGAAGAGCAGGTGAAATCAGTGAAGGGCTGTGCCATTTTTAAAGCACAGCTCTCCAGATTTCACTTAAATTAAATTGATAAGTCACATGAAATATTTTGCACATCTGTGGCTAAGATATggaacttaaatattttaaaataatttttgtattttaaagaaataaagtatttAGAATGATCTATTTGttgttaaaaatatcattttcttccataacattttaacataatttagtATCACTTGTGCAACTCTTTGTTGCAGAAACTACATAATTAACGAAATGTAATATACACCATTTAAACTACACATTTAAGTAATTATGAATTTATCTGCAAAGATATaactataaaacaaaactgatgcagtatgagaaaaaaacattcctctttgtccatttttgaatttttattttcctcaggggaaactagaaataaatatgaaCTCGTTTTCTTATACATGCAGATATCATGGGCAACACTTTAAAGCTATTTGCATATAAACACATTGCTAATTTAGATTAAATTATGTTCCAAACTTAAAGAACTTAAGATCTAACATAGTTAATGTTACTTTTGAGGTGagataaaagtaatttttttggGTAGTAAAACCATTTATTCACCATTTATTGGGGAACACTTATGCCAAATTATTTGCTGGTGactaataaatttcaaaatatgtttttttaaatttttcagttgaggtataattgacatataatgttatattgttttcaggtgtgcaacataataattcgatatttgtatagattgagaaatgatcaccacaataagtctaagttaacatccatcaccatacacagttaATTTTTTGCTTGTGTAATGAGAAttcaaaatacaattttaaagcattttaatacTTTGCAGTCTGTTAGCAGGTGGATTTGGATGATCTttgttatctctcttttttttcatatgtGAAATACTTTCTCTACTTACTTTTTTGGAAAGTTATTTAGTTAGTTTTTTGGAGAGTGTTACATCAAGAATCATGATGCCAAAATCAATGGTTGAATCAAGTTTCTGGTTTGAGTTTgcaaatttcaaattaatttgtGGGTGATCTTGGAGAAGTCATTTTTTGCATTCATCCAGTTAATTTTTAGGTCCCACTCTCTGATCTTCTAAGTCTCTTCTGGCTCATATTTCCATCAATCTAAATTCTTTGG encodes the following:
- the LOC131395617 gene encoding olfactory receptor 5M3; protein product: MLNFTDVTEFILLRLTSHREWQVIFFIIFLVVYLITMVGNIGMIMLIKVSPQLNSPMYFFLSHLSFVDVWFSSNVTPKMLENLLSETKTISYSDCLIQCFFFIALAHVEIFILAVMAFDRYIAIGNPLLYGSKMSRVVCIRLISFPYVYSFLISLAATLWTYSLYFCGKIEINHFYCADPPLIKIACAGTFVKEYTMIILAGVNLTFSLSIIIISYLFILITILRMHSAEGRRKAFSTCGSHLTVVIIFYGTLIFMYLRRPTEESVEQGKMVAVFYTTVIPMVNPMIYSLRNKDVKEAMNKVITRVCLTK